The sequence AACGTATGTTGCAGGTGTGCAGGAAAAATTCAAGGTCAGCAGAACGAAAGCAGTACTTATTGGCGGCGGTTTATCCGCGTTGATTTCAATCCTGATCGCAACAAGAGGCGGCTTGTACTTCCTTGATGCGGCGGATTATTTTATCAATCAATTCGGTGTTGCTCTTGCAGGCCTTGTTGAAGTTATTGCAGTTGCATGGATAATGAAGGAATTGAAGAATCTTCAAAATCATACTAATGAAATTTCTGACGTAAGTGTAGGTGCATGGTGGAGAATATGCCTTGGCATCATCACTCCTATCGTCCTGGGATACATGATGGTACAGAACATCATTACAAACATCAAGGAAAATTATGAAGGCTATCCAACCAGCTTCCTGCTGTACACTGGATGGGGAGTTGCCGTTGCTGCGATTGTTTTTGGTTTTATCTTTGCAGCAATCAAATGGGATAAAGATATTTCAATTTCCTCTAAGAAGGGAGTTTCTCAATAATGTCAGCTAGTGCTATCGCAATGATGCTTATAGGAATGGTAATTATTTGGGGCGGCCTGATTGCAAGTGTGGCCGTGGCAGTAAAAAAAGGAAGAGAAGCAAAATAAGTGTTAAGGGCTGCCAATTGGCAGCCCTTTTGTTATTTCTTTAATCTTGCCCGTTCCTGCCTCGCCCACATTCTCAAATGAGGATAGGGGTCAAAAGACCATTCAGTATAGCCATTGTCCTTGTACATTCCATAATGAAGATGGGGCGGGAACTTCCCGCTCGTTCCAGGAGGGCCGTATCCGGAGCTGCCGACACCGCCAATTATGGTTCCAGGCTCGACAATTTGCCCTACCTTAAGATCCTTTGCAAAGCCGCTCAGGTGTGCATAATAATGGTAGGTATTATTAATATCACGTATACCGACACGCCAACCGCCGTACTTATTCCAACCCTTCATTTCAACGATTCCGTAGCCTGTTGCGCGCACCGGAACCCCATAGCCAGCAAAAATATCTGTTCCTTCATGGATGCGCCTGCCACCCCAGCCACGGGCATCTCCCCATGTATTGTTATAGCTATGGTTGCTCCTCAATGGCATTGGAAAAACATGCATATCGAGATCCAACCGGCCGAAATGCCTGTAAATCATTGCTTTGCCAATGATGATTCCGACTGTTTTATCCCGCTTATAGTAATTCCAGAGGCCGATTTTAATATTCTCGTGGTCTGTGCCATAATTCAGGAGGTACTGGGCAAATGCCTGCATCACATCTTCATCATCCTTCAGGCTTGCTTTGCCATCACCATTTCCATCGAAACCTATCCCATTGAAAAATTGAATGGAAACTGGACTAACATCTGCACGATTAGGATTCAGCAGACCAGTCCACTCCTCAGGTTTAAAGTAAATACCGGCTATTCCTTCCGCTTTCGGCAAATCCTTTCTTGCCTGTCGGACATTCCGCTCGTACTGATCCACGGCAGCAATATAATACCAGGGAATCTGGGTAACAGCTTCAACTTTGGAGTATAGATCCATTCTTTTTTTATAAATGTCCTGGTCTTGCTCAGCTGCAGATGCGGGATCTACAGAAAGGACAGGGCAAAGTAAAAAAAGAACGATAACTGCTTTTAGGAATTTCACCGTAATCCTCCCTTCATGGTTTTGCTCCTTTAATTTCCAGCTTAGGCATAAAACACTGCCTTCGCTTTTCTTTTGTTAGTTTGCGATGATGGAGACATTTCATAAATATCAAATAATGGTAATCGCGAAGTTATCGTACTTGTCGATAGTATTTCATTATGTTAAAGTGACATCAGAAGCTGTATGCCAGCCTTGATCTTTTCATGGTGTTCTTGAGGAAGTGCAGCAGGAATGGAGTGAAAATAATGAGCAAAAAAGAGGTACAGAGAAAGCCTGATTGGCTGAAAATAAAGTTAAATACGAATGAAAACTATACTGGCTTGAAAAAGATGATGCGTGAGAAAAACCTACATACAGTATGTGAAGAAGCTAAGTGCCCTAATATTCACGAGTGCTGGGCAGTAAGAAGAACTGCAACGTTCATGATTCTCGGTGATGTATGTACACGTGCATGCCGTTTTTGCGCTGTAAAAACCGGCCTGCCAACTGAGCTTGACTGGCAAGAGCCTGAAAGAGTGGCGGATTCTGTTACACTAATGAATCTTAAGCACGTCGTCGTTACAGCAGTGGCCCGTGATGACCTGAAGGATGGAGGGGCAGCTGTTTTTGCTGAAACTGTAAGAGCGATCCGCAGGAAAAACCCGTTCACCTCAATTGAAGTATTGCCATCAGATATGGGCGGTATTGCGGAAAACCTGCAAACACTCATGGATGCCCGCCCGGATATCCTGAACCATAATGTTGAAACCGTAAAGCGACTGACACCAAGAATCCGTGCGCGTGCAACCTATGAACGTTCACTGGAATTCCTGCGCAGGGCAAAAGAAATGCAGCCGGACATTCCTACAAAATCAAGCATCATGGTTGGCCTGGGGGAAACAAAGGAAGAATTGATTGAAGCAATGGATGATTTGCGTGCCAATAATGTGGACATCCTTACATTGGGCCAATATTTGCAGCCATCCAAGAAGCATCTTGATGTTCAAAAGTATTATCATCCAGATGAGTTCGCCGAGCTAAGGGAAATCGCGCTTGCGAAAGGTTTCAGCCATTGTGAAGCTGGCCCGCTTGTCCGTTCATCCTACCATGCTGACGAACAGGTCAACTCAGCAGCAAAACATAAACAACAGCTTGCAGAGCAGGAAGCTCAACAGGCATAACTTTAAAGCTGAAGGTCCTTCCGAGTCCAGACAAACTTGAGCAAGGATGTTAACTTAAAAGAGGCTTACCATCTAAAACCCTTAAAAAGAGTTCAGCATGCATCACGCTGAACTCTTTTTGTTATTTCCCTTTATTCATCTGCCTTGATAGATCATCTTTGTCCGTTTCTTCATTGAGTTCACCCTTGGCCTCGCCATTGGCGTTTTCGCCTGTACTCATATCGCGGCCTTGCGGGGACTTAAGCATATGCTTGATGACGCCATCAACCATGTCGTCAACATTTCGACTATCGGTATCCAGTGACGCAAAGTTCTCCACGTCATTACGCAGGCTAGTGTCATCTGAAACGTATACATGGAACCAGCGAGGAACCACTGACATCGCCATCCGTTTAACCTGGTCCGCAGTCTCATTGCGATTTTCAGAATCTGTTTGGTATACGATCAGAACTTCCTCGTCAGTCACAAGGGTTGATACATCATCTACATTTTGTGCCATCAGACTGAATCTGCTGATCATGTCCGCCATCCGTTCGCGGTCGATTGCTTCATATGCGTTTTCCGGATTATCCGCACCCATGACACCAGTTCGCTGCTGGCGGACATATCCAAAGTCCTCGCTTCTGTCCTTTAATCCTTTACGTCCGCCTTCATTATATAACTCTGGACGATCATCGTTAACATTGAGTGTATTGCCGCTTCGCTGGTAAATTCCAGCTCCGCCATCACGACCGCCTTGTGAGGCATTATCATCTCCGGCTGCACAGCCAGTCATTGCCACAGTTCCGCAAATACCAAGAGCCATTAATGCTTTTTTCAATTAAAACACCCCCTAATGATTAGAATGGCTTCGAAATTATTTTTTTTGCTTAGTAATTGATGGGGAATAAGTTATAATTAAGAAAACGCAGGCAAGGAGCTTGCCATAAAAACGGATCGTTAAGGAAAAAGAGGTGGACCTATCAATGATTTGCATCAATAACTTATGTTACGAAATAGTGGATGAAGGACGGGATGGCTTTAATGAAGAAGCCTTTCGCGCCAGATACAGCGAGATTTTGACGAAATATGATTATATAGTTGGTGACTGGGGATATGGCCAGCTCCGGTTAAGAGGATTTTTTGATGACCAAAACCAGAAGTCAACCTTCGATACAAAGATCAGCACGGTGAGCGAGTATTTATACGAGTACTGCAATTTTGGCTGTGCCTATTTTGTCGCCAAGAAGGTCGCAAAGCAAGGGCAGGATAATAAATAGAATAAAGAAATGCTCCAATCCTGGCGATTGGAGCATTTTTTCGTTTATAGATCGCTATATGGCGGCTGTTCACTTTCAGTCGGGTCATCATGGGTTGGGTGGGCACCTGCTTCTTTTCTTGGGGTCCCCTGATGAAGGGACTTGAACTCATAATTGAAATTACTGTAGGTCCGCTGTCCTTCACGCCAAGGTGTGCTTTTTCCCTCTACAGGTTCATCCTTCCGGAATGGCGACCCGTATGCTCCATCAGGAAAGTCTTCAGCCGTTATATAGTTCTTTTGCTTTTCCACATTTGAAAAATCGGAGTACTTTTCGCTGTCTTCCTTGCTCATGAACTCACCTTCTTTTGCTTGTTGTCTTTTTATTATTTCTTTGAAAAGACAAATCAAACAAACAGTTCGTTCCAGATTTAAAGGATTGGCCGCAGGAATATGCGAAGTTCCTCAGCATCTTCCTCGGATAAGTTGTAGGCATATTCAAGATATCCTTCTTCATCAAGGTCATCCTGGCCAAGAATAGCGAAGCGGCTTCCCTGGATATCCAAAACGATACTCTTTCCATAGTATCGGCTTGTCTGCATAATCGCCAGGTCAAAACGCTGGTTTTCGCCTACAAAACTTGTATAGCGTGTTTTAGTGTCTTCTGTTTCATCATATAAAAAAAATCGTTCAGTCATCGTTATCCTCCTAAGTACTGTGAAAAGTATGTATTGGCTAAACCATCACAAGATGAGGCTTGTGTTCGAGGTGATGGTGTGCTGTAATGTATCGGACAGTTTTGGTCTTTGATCGCATGACAATAGAGTGTGTTTCGACCAGATCGCCTCCCAGGAAATGCACCCCGTCAAGCAATTCTCCACTTGAAACGCCAGT comes from Mesobacillus jeotgali and encodes:
- a CDS encoding methionine/alanine import family NSS transporter small subunit; translated protein: MSASAIAMMLIGMVIIWGGLIASVAVAVKKGREAK
- a CDS encoding cytosolic protein, whose product is MSKEDSEKYSDFSNVEKQKNYITAEDFPDGAYGSPFRKDEPVEGKSTPWREGQRTYSNFNYEFKSLHQGTPRKEAGAHPTHDDPTESEQPPYSDL
- a CDS encoding YutD family protein; translated protein: MICINNLCYEIVDEGRDGFNEEAFRARYSEILTKYDYIVGDWGYGQLRLRGFFDDQNQKSTFDTKISTVSEYLYEYCNFGCAYFVAKKVAKQGQDNK
- the lipA gene encoding lipoyl synthase; translated protein: MSKKEVQRKPDWLKIKLNTNENYTGLKKMMREKNLHTVCEEAKCPNIHECWAVRRTATFMILGDVCTRACRFCAVKTGLPTELDWQEPERVADSVTLMNLKHVVVTAVARDDLKDGGAAVFAETVRAIRRKNPFTSIEVLPSDMGGIAENLQTLMDARPDILNHNVETVKRLTPRIRARATYERSLEFLRRAKEMQPDIPTKSSIMVGLGETKEELIEAMDDLRANNVDILTLGQYLQPSKKHLDVQKYYHPDEFAELREIALAKGFSHCEAGPLVRSSYHADEQVNSAAKHKQQLAEQEAQQA
- a CDS encoding DUF3055 domain-containing protein; this encodes MTERFFLYDETEDTKTRYTSFVGENQRFDLAIMQTSRYYGKSIVLDIQGSRFAILGQDDLDEEGYLEYAYNLSEEDAEELRIFLRPIL
- a CDS encoding M23 family metallopeptidase — encoded protein: MVLFLLCPVLSVDPASAAEQDQDIYKKRMDLYSKVEAVTQIPWYYIAAVDQYERNVRQARKDLPKAEGIAGIYFKPEEWTGLLNPNRADVSPVSIQFFNGIGFDGNGDGKASLKDDEDVMQAFAQYLLNYGTDHENIKIGLWNYYKRDKTVGIIIGKAMIYRHFGRLDLDMHVFPMPLRSNHSYNNTWGDARGWGGRRIHEGTDIFAGYGVPVRATGYGIVEMKGWNKYGGWRVGIRDINNTYHYYAHLSGFAKDLKVGQIVEPGTIIGGVGSSGYGPPGTSGKFPPHLHYGMYKDNGYTEWSFDPYPHLRMWARQERARLKK
- a CDS encoding YhcN/YlaJ family sporulation lipoprotein, producing the protein MKKALMALGICGTVAMTGCAAGDDNASQGGRDGGAGIYQRSGNTLNVNDDRPELYNEGGRKGLKDRSEDFGYVRQQRTGVMGADNPENAYEAIDRERMADMISRFSLMAQNVDDVSTLVTDEEVLIVYQTDSENRNETADQVKRMAMSVVPRWFHVYVSDDTSLRNDVENFASLDTDSRNVDDMVDGVIKHMLKSPQGRDMSTGENANGEAKGELNEETDKDDLSRQMNKGK